A single genomic interval of Camelina sativa cultivar DH55 chromosome 11, Cs, whole genome shotgun sequence harbors:
- the LOC104722184 gene encoding ABC transporter G family member 9-like yields MDNQEVSMDIEAPIEKTNDDRSLPFSIFKKSNNPVTLKFENLVYTVKLKEPNGWFRTNDKTEERTILKGLTGLVKPGEILAMLGPSGSGKTSLLTALGGRLGEGKGKLTGNISYNNKPLSKAVKRTTGFVTQDDALYPHLTVTETLVFTALLRLPNSFKQQEKINQAKAVMSELGLDRCKDTIIGGPFLRGVSGGERKRVSIGQEILINPSLLFLDEPTSGLDSTTAQKIVSILWELARGGRTVVTTIHQPSSRLFYMFDKLLLLSEGNPIYFGLGSNAMDYFASVGYSPSVERINPSDFLLDIANGVGSDESQRPDAMKADLVALYKTNLLDNVISDLERQDDLSNRPIESPRGEKNNFGEWPTTWWQQFCVLLQRGLKQRRHDSFSGIKIAQIFIASTLCGLLWWQTKMSRLQDQIGLLFFISSFWAFFPLFQQIFTFPQERAMLQKERSSGMYRLSPYFMSRVVGDLPMELILPCCFLLITYWMAGLNHNPVKNFLTLLVLLVHVLVSGGLGLALGALVMDQKSATTLGSVIMLTFLLAGGYYVQHVPVFISWIKYVGYYTYKLLILGQYTENEWYPCGENLKLKCHVGDFEGIKHIGFHSGLVSAVALAVMLVGYRVIAYIALMRIGKTKSG; encoded by the exons ATGGATAATCAAGAGGTTTCTATGGATATTGAAGCCCCCATCGAGAAGACCAACGATGATCGATCCCTTCCTTTTTCGATCTTTAAGAAGTCTAATAATCCTGTTACGCTAAAg TTTGAGAATCTTGTGTACACGGTGAAGCTTAAGGAGCCAAATGGCTGGTTCCGAACCAACGACAAAACCGAGGAACGAACCATCTTGAAAGGCTTGACAGGGCTCGTCAAACCGGGAGAGATCCTGGCTATGCTGGGTCCCTCCGGGAGCGGCAAGACCAGCTTGTTGACGGCTCTCGGAGGACGGCTTGGGGAAGGGAAAGGGAAGCTCACAGGGAACATATCTTACAACAACAAGCCATTATCCAAAGCTGTGAAGCGTACTACCGGTTTCGTGACTCAAGACGATGCTCTTTACCCTCACTTAACCGTTACAGAAACTCTAGTCTTCACCGCGCTTCTTCGGCTTcccaattcttttaaacaacaAGAGAAGATCAATCAAGCTAAGGCAGTCATGAGTGAATTGGGACTTGACAGATGTAAGGATACCATCATTGGAGGACCATTCTTGAGAGGTGTATCCGGTGGGGAGAGGAAAAGGGTTAGTATAGGACAAGAGATTCTTATAAACCCTAGTTTGCTCTTTCTTGATGAGCCTACTTCTGGTCTTGATTCTACCACGGCTCAAAAGATAGTATCAATTTTGTGGGAACTGGCTCGTGGTGGAAGAACGGTCGTGACTACAATTCATCAACCTTCTAGTAGGTTGTTCTATATGTTTGATAAGCTTCTACTTCTTTCAGAAGGTAATCCGATCTACTTCGGTCTTGGATCCAATGCTATGGACTATTTCGCTAGCGTTGGATACTCCCCGTCAGTTGAAAGGATTAACCCATCAGACTTTCTCTTGGACATCGCAAACG GTGTCGGATCAGATGAATCCCAAAGACCAGACGCTATGAAGGCAGATCTTGTTGCGCTTTACAAGACAAACCTGTTGGACAATGTTATCAGTGACCTTGAAAGACAAGATGATCTTTCTAACAGACCAATAGAGAGTCCTCGTGGggagaaaaataattttggagaGTGGCCAACGACGTGGTGGCAACagttttgtgttcttttgcAGAGAGGCCTTAAGCAAAGGCGTCATGATTCTTTCTCTGGCATAAAGATTGCTCAGATATTCATCGCCTCTACCCTATGTGGTCTCCTTTGGTGGCAAACGAAAATGTCTCGCTTACAAGATCAG ATAGGATTGTTATTCTTTATATCATCCTTTTGGGCATTCTTCCCTCTCTTCCAACAAATCTTTACATTTCCTCAAGAGCGAGCAATGCTCCAGAAAGAACGTTCCTCGGGCATGTACAGGCTCTCGCCTTACTTCATGTCTCGAGTTGTCGGGGATCTACCAATGGAGCTTATTCTACCATGTTGTTTTCTCTTAATCACATATTGGATGGCCGGTCTAAACCATAACCCCGTAAAAAATTTTCTGACCCTTTTGGTGCTCCTCGTCCATGTTCTTGTCTCCGGTGGGCTAGGGCTAGCCCTAGGCGCCCTAGTTATGGATCAGAAGTCAGCCACTACACTCGGGTCAGTCATAATGCTCACATTTTTGTTGGCAGGAGGATACTACGTGCAACATGTCCCAGTGTTTATCTCTTGGATTAAGTACGTAGGTTACTATACCTATAAACTATTGATATTGGGTCAATACACGGAAAATGAGTGGTATCCATGTGgcgaaaatttgaaattgaagTGTCATGTTGGTGACTTTGAAGGTATCAAACACATAGGGTTTCATAGTGGATTGGTCTCTGCCGTAGCTTTGGCTGTGATGCTTGTTGGGTATAGAGTTATTGCTTATATCGCTTTGATGAGGATTGGTAAGACCAAATCTGGCTGA
- the LOC104722186 gene encoding NAC domain-containing protein 72-like gives MGVREKDPLAQLSLPPGFRFYPTDEELLVQYLCRKVAGYHFSLQVIGDIDLYKFDPWDLPSKALFGEKEWYFFSPRDRKYPNGSRPNRVAGSGYWKATGTDKIITSDGRRVGIKKALVFYAGKAPKGTKTNWIMHEYRLIEHSRSHGSSKLDDWVLCRIYKKTSGSQRQAASAATPVQACREEHSTNGSSSSSSSQLDDVLDSFPEIKDQSFNLPRMNSLRTILNGNFDWASLAGLNPIPELAPTNGLPSYGGYDSFRAAEGEAESGLRNSHVDNSGGLTQSFGYSSSGFGVSGQTFGFRQ, from the exons atgggaGTTAGAGAGAAAGATCCGTTAGCCCAATTGAGTTTGCCTCcgggttttagattttatccgACAGATGAAGAGCTTCTTGTTCAGTATCTTTGTCGGAAAGTTGCAGGCTATCATTTCTCTCTCCAGGTCATCGGAGACATCGATCTCTACAAGTTCGATCCTTGGGATTTGCCAA GTAAAGCCTTGTTTGGAGAAAAGGAATGGTATTTTTTCAGCCCGAGAGATCGGAAATATCCGAACGGGTCAAGACCCAATAGAGTAGCCGGGTCGGGTTATTGGAAAGCGACGGGTACCGACAAGATTATCACGTCGGATGGTCGCCGTGTCGGGATAAAAAAAGCTCTGGTTTTTTACGCCGGAAAAGCTCCTAAAGGCACGAAAACAAACTGGATTATGCACGAGTATCGCTTAATCGAGCATTCTCGTAGCCATGGCAGCTCTAAG tTGGATGATTGGGTGTTGTGTCGTATTTACAAGAAAACATCTGGATCTCAGAGACAAGCTGCTTCTGCTGCTACTCCGGTTCAAGCTTGTCGTGAAGAGCATAGCACTAACGggtcgtcttcgtcttcgtcgtctcAGCTTGACGACGTTCTTGATTCGTTCCCGGAGATAAAAGACCAGTCTTTTAATTTGCCTCGGATGAATTCGCTCAGGACGATTCTTAACGGGAACTTCGATTGGGCTAGCTTGGCAGGTCTTAACCCAATCCCGGAGCTAGCTCCGACCAACGGATTACCGAGTTACGGTGGTTACGACTCGTTTAGAGCGGCGGAGGGAGAGGCGGAGAGTGGTTTGAGGAACTCGCACGTGGATAACTCTGGCGGGTTGACTCAGAGTTTCGGGTACAGCTCGAGCGGGTTTGGTGTTTCGGGTCAAACATTCGGGTTTAGGCAGTGA
- the LOC104722187 gene encoding uncharacterized protein LOC104722187 — MEVPKPSLLMIIFVVALCFLHVKAWHGQTYCGGNAAPRCQLQYIDCPEECPTTMNPNSQNKICWVDCFKPLCMAECRAVKPNCESSGAICLDPRFIGGDGIVFYFHGRSNEHFSLVSDPDVQINARFTGHRPAGRTRDFTWIQALGFLFNSHKFSLETTKVATWDSNLDHLKFFIDGQDLVIPQETLSTWYSSEKDIKIERLTQKNSVIVTIKDKAEIMVNVVPVTKEDDRIHNYKLPVDDCFAHLEVQFKFINLSPKVDGILGRTYRPDFKNPAKPGVAMPVVGGEDSFRTSSLLSHDCKTCLFSENPVVASGFLKPKSTHTLLDCSRGASSGYGIVCRK, encoded by the exons atggaggttccaaaaccCTCGTTGCTAATGATAATTTTCGTGGTAGCTTTATGTTTCTTGCATGTCAAGGCTTGGCATGGTCAGACATACTGTGGTGGCAATGCGGCTCCCCGATGTCAGCTCCAATACATCGACTGCCCTGAAGAGTGCCCGACCACCATGAACCCCAACTCTCAGAACAAAATTTGCTGGGTAGACTGCTTTAAACCCCTTTGCATGGCAGAGTGTCGCG CGGTGAAACCCAACTGTGAATCCTCTGGAGCGATCTGCCTAGATCCAAGGTTCATAGGTGGTGATGGAATTGTGTTCTACTTCCATGGAAGGAGCAATGAGCATTTTAGCCTTGTCTCAGACCCTGACGTTCAGATCAATGCTAGGTTTACTGGTCATAGACCCGCTGGCCGTACTAGAGATTTCACATGGATCCAAGCACTCGGCTTCCTCTTCAACTCCCACAAATTCTCCCTCGAGACCACCAAAGTCGCCACTTGGGACAGCAACCTCGATCACCTCAAGTTCTTTATCGATGGTCAAGATTTGGTTATCCCTCAAGAAACTCTATCCACATG GTACTCATCCGAAAAAGACATCAAGATTGAAAGGTTGACACAAAAGAACAGTGTGATCGTGACGATTAAAGACAAAGCTGAGATCATGGTCAACGTGGTTCCTGTGACCAAAGAAGACGATAGAATCCACAACTACAAATTACCTGTAGATGACTGTTTTGCCCATCTCGAGGTCCAGTTCAAGTTCATTAATCTGTCCCCAAAAGTTGATGGAATCTTGGGACGCACTTACAGGCCTGATTTCAAGAATCCGGCTAAACCAGGAGTCGCAATGCCAGTGGTGGGAGGTGAGGATAGCTTCAGGACATCATCTCTGCTCTCTCATGATTGCAAAACTTGTTTGTTCTCTGAAAATCCGGTCGTTGCGAGTGGCTTCCTCAAGCCAAAAAGTACACACACATTGCTAGATTGCAGCCGTGGCGCGTCTTCCGGTTATGGAATCGTCTGCAGGAAGTAG